From Cellulomonas fimi ATCC 484, a single genomic window includes:
- a CDS encoding fumarylacetoacetate hydrolase family protein, giving the protein MRIARFTTGQDPRYAVVEGEPGAEELVVISGDPIYTPIQPTGERRRLDDDGVRLLAPVIPRSKIIGVGRNYADHAQEMGNEVPTAPLLFLKPNTSVIGPDDPIVLPDWTEHVEHEAELAVVIGKVTKDVSPERALDHVFGFTVANDVTARDVQRSDLQWTRAKGFDGSCPIGPWIVPGLDVDDLAVTARVNGETKQDGRTSQMIFDTAYLVSYVSEAFTLLPGDVILTGTPAGVSPIVDRDVVEVEVESIGVLRNPVLRRG; this is encoded by the coding sequence GTGCGCATCGCCCGCTTCACCACAGGTCAGGACCCGCGCTACGCCGTCGTCGAGGGCGAGCCCGGCGCGGAGGAGCTCGTCGTCATCTCCGGCGACCCGATCTACACGCCTATCCAGCCCACGGGGGAGCGGCGTCGCCTCGACGACGACGGCGTCCGCCTGCTCGCCCCCGTGATCCCGCGGTCCAAGATCATCGGCGTCGGCCGCAACTACGCCGACCACGCCCAGGAGATGGGCAACGAGGTCCCGACGGCTCCGCTGCTGTTCCTCAAGCCCAACACGTCGGTCATCGGCCCGGACGACCCGATCGTCCTGCCCGACTGGACCGAGCACGTCGAGCACGAGGCCGAGCTGGCCGTCGTGATCGGCAAGGTCACGAAGGACGTGAGCCCGGAGCGGGCGCTCGACCACGTGTTCGGGTTCACGGTCGCGAACGACGTCACCGCGCGCGACGTCCAGCGCAGCGACCTCCAGTGGACGCGCGCCAAGGGCTTCGACGGGTCGTGCCCGATCGGACCGTGGATCGTCCCCGGCCTCGACGTCGACGACCTGGCGGTCACCGCGCGCGTCAACGGCGAGACGAAGCAGGACGGCCGCACGTCCCAGATGATCTTCGACACCGCCTACCTCGTGTCCTACGTCTCCGAGGCGTTCACGCTCCTGCCGGGCGACGTGATCCTGACGGGCACGCCCGCGGGCGTGAGCCCGATCGTCGACCGCGACGTCGTCGAGGTGGAGGTCGAGTCGATCGGCGTCCTGCGCAACCCGGTGCTCCGCCGGGGGTGA
- a CDS encoding methyltransferase domain-containing protein, with translation MNTPVHADVYTHGHHESVLRSHRWRTAENSAAYLLPSLRPGLRLLDVGCGPGSVTIDLASRVAPGEVIGVDMSAKVIDSARTAAADAGAANVTFAVADAYSLPFEDDAFDVVHAHQVLQHLSDPVAALREMRRVAKPGGVVAVRDADYAGMTWYPPSPGLDEWQALYQEVTEANRAEADAGRRLLSWVRAAGFDPAGIAPSAGVWCYATPEDRTWWADLWADRCVKSNFAAQAIDHRLADEVGLELLADAWREWGAEPDGWFTVLHGEVVARA, from the coding sequence GTGAACACCCCCGTCCACGCCGACGTGTACACGCACGGCCACCACGAGTCGGTCCTGCGCTCGCACCGGTGGCGCACCGCCGAGAACTCCGCCGCGTACCTGCTGCCGTCGCTGCGCCCCGGCCTGCGCCTGCTCGACGTCGGCTGCGGCCCGGGCTCGGTGACGATCGACCTCGCGTCGCGGGTCGCACCCGGCGAGGTGATCGGCGTCGACATGTCGGCGAAGGTGATCGACAGCGCGCGCACCGCCGCGGCCGACGCCGGCGCCGCCAACGTGACGTTCGCGGTCGCCGACGCGTACTCCCTGCCGTTCGAGGACGACGCGTTCGACGTCGTCCACGCGCACCAGGTGCTCCAGCACCTGTCCGACCCGGTCGCGGCGCTGCGCGAGATGCGCCGCGTCGCGAAGCCGGGCGGCGTCGTCGCGGTGCGCGACGCGGACTACGCGGGCATGACGTGGTACCCGCCGTCGCCCGGTCTCGACGAGTGGCAGGCGCTCTACCAGGAGGTCACCGAGGCCAACCGCGCGGAGGCCGACGCGGGCCGCCGCCTGCTGTCGTGGGTCCGCGCCGCGGGCTTCGACCCGGCCGGGATCGCCCCGTCCGCGGGCGTGTGGTGCTACGCGACGCCCGAGGACCGCACCTGGTGGGCGGACCTGTGGGCCGACCGCTGCGTGAAGTCGAACTTCGCCGCCCAGGCCATCGACCACCGGCTCGCCGACGAGGTCGGCCTCGAGCTGCTCGCCGACGCGTGGCGCGAGTGGGGCGCCGAGCCCGACGGCTGGTTCACCGTGCTGCACGGCGAGGTCGTCGCGCGGGCCTGA
- a CDS encoding heparan-alpha-glucosaminide N-acetyltransferase domain-containing protein, with protein MRRIAGVDVARGLAVLGMMTAHVGPDDHGPVPPGGWSQLADGRPSALFVVLAGVGLALLSGGVAPVSGTRLVQSRLRVLVRAVLLFVVGELLVMLGTPVAVILPTYALLFAVGCLALRWPVRALVAAAVAVALVGPFARTALEALLEGRAAPTLLAEMLVGHFYPAVVWLAYLLAGLAVGRSDLRSTRVRLVAAGTGAALVVVGHGGAWLAREVLGWPTTIATTEPHTSTTFEVLGNTGVALVVLVACLVVAERLPRLVSPLGAVGELALSAYTIHVVVIALLGADVVWAQRTETWLAFLLTTTVLCWSWRTALGRGPFERLLHGVSTRAADVRPDTLPPVPAQPGGPADASHLAAAPAPEPPAAGTRLA; from the coding sequence ATGCGCCGCATCGCCGGAGTGGACGTCGCCCGGGGCCTCGCCGTGCTTGGCATGATGACCGCGCACGTGGGCCCCGACGACCACGGACCCGTCCCCCCGGGCGGCTGGTCGCAGCTCGCCGACGGCCGCCCGTCCGCGCTGTTCGTGGTCCTCGCCGGCGTGGGGCTCGCGCTGCTGTCCGGCGGCGTCGCCCCCGTGTCCGGCACCCGGCTCGTCCAGTCCCGGCTGCGCGTGCTCGTCCGCGCCGTGCTGCTCTTCGTCGTCGGCGAGCTGCTCGTCATGCTGGGGACGCCGGTCGCGGTGATCCTGCCGACGTACGCGCTGCTGTTCGCCGTCGGCTGCCTCGCGCTGCGGTGGCCCGTGCGCGCGCTCGTCGCGGCCGCGGTCGCCGTCGCGCTCGTGGGCCCGTTCGCCCGCACCGCGCTCGAGGCCCTGCTGGAGGGGCGCGCCGCACCGACGCTGCTCGCCGAGATGCTGGTCGGCCACTTCTACCCCGCAGTGGTTTGGCTCGCCTACCTGCTCGCCGGGCTCGCCGTCGGGCGCAGCGACCTGCGCTCGACGCGCGTGCGGCTCGTGGCGGCCGGGACCGGGGCCGCGCTCGTGGTCGTCGGGCACGGCGGCGCGTGGCTGGCCCGCGAGGTGCTCGGCTGGCCGACGACGATCGCCACGACCGAGCCGCACACGTCCACCACGTTCGAGGTGCTGGGCAACACCGGGGTCGCGCTGGTCGTCCTGGTCGCGTGCCTGGTCGTCGCCGAGCGGCTCCCGCGCCTGGTCAGCCCGCTCGGCGCGGTGGGCGAGCTCGCGCTCAGCGCCTACACGATCCACGTCGTCGTCATCGCGCTGCTCGGCGCCGACGTCGTGTGGGCGCAGCGCACCGAGACGTGGCTCGCGTTCCTCCTCACCACGACCGTGCTGTGCTGGTCGTGGCGCACCGCGCTGGGCCGCGGGCCGTTCGAGCGCCTGCTGCACGGCGTCTCGACCCGCGCCGCGGACGTCCGCCCGGACACCCTCCCGCCCGTGCCCGCGCAGCCCGGCGGGCCCGCGGACGCGTCGCACCTGGCGGCCGCCCCGGCACCCGAGCCGCCCGCCGCCGGCACGCGCCTCGCCTGA
- a CDS encoding DUF1304 domain-containing protein, with protein sequence MLVAALVLAALAGVLHVVIFVLESVLFERPDVHARFRTRPEDVAAVRPWAYNQGFYNLFLALGAFAGVLAAALGPDDVGLALVLLSCGSMLAAALVLVASDRRMGRAAATQGTVPLLAVVAAVAALAA encoded by the coding sequence ATGCTCGTCGCCGCCCTGGTCCTGGCTGCGCTCGCCGGAGTGCTGCACGTCGTCATCTTCGTCCTCGAGTCGGTGCTGTTCGAGCGCCCCGACGTGCACGCGCGGTTCCGCACGCGCCCCGAGGACGTCGCTGCCGTGCGGCCGTGGGCGTACAACCAGGGCTTCTACAACCTGTTCCTCGCGCTGGGCGCGTTCGCGGGGGTGCTCGCGGCGGCGCTCGGGCCCGACGACGTGGGCCTCGCGCTCGTCCTGCTGTCGTGCGGCTCGATGCTCGCCGCGGCGCTCGTGCTCGTCGCGTCGGACCGGCGCATGGGCCGTGCGGCGGCGACGCAGGGCACCGTGCCGCTGCTGGCCGTGGTCGCGGCCGTCGCGGCGCTCGCCGCCTGA
- a CDS encoding glycosyltransferase — protein sequence MTEFLRDALIALLVACVGTALIPVVGGIALYGIVPFHARRTHLRHAAPYLPRVVVLIPAWNEAAVLTPSLERLMALEYPPDRLRVLVIDDASTDDTPAVVAAVADRFPGRIVHLRREKGGQGKAHTLNHGIRHALADDWMQALLIMDADVVYRPDSLRRMTRHLADPRVGAVSGYIREGSVRPSAVTRFIGYEYVTGQAAARRAENVVGAMDCLAGGAQLHSRTNIEAIGGQVDTSTLAEDTMTTFLTQLDGRLVVFDPSAVVLAEEPDSVTGLWKQRLRWGRGNVQISSRFRDMWFRPARKHNLGSFVFGFMWFAIYLLPFFMTAASVGLIGLFLLDELLAAQMFQLLWWVAITAYVFITATSLMLDPLTARRSWFEALLFPGAGFLVIMAAVFVPGLWDEKLPAALGIEPTPAAVTAWVLLLYAWPVLSMVCAWGLKQLERVPAGTRLTRFLVYLVGYGPVLCAVSADAYIKEWQGAAQTWDKTEKKGTVAA from the coding sequence ATGACCGAGTTCCTGCGCGACGCGCTGATCGCCCTGCTCGTCGCGTGCGTCGGCACCGCGCTCATCCCCGTGGTCGGCGGCATCGCGCTCTACGGGATCGTCCCGTTCCACGCGCGGCGCACGCACCTGCGGCACGCCGCGCCGTACCTGCCGCGGGTCGTGGTGCTCATCCCCGCCTGGAACGAGGCGGCCGTCCTGACGCCCTCGCTCGAGCGGCTCATGGCGCTCGAGTACCCTCCGGACCGGCTGCGGGTGCTCGTGATCGACGACGCGAGCACCGACGACACCCCCGCGGTCGTCGCCGCGGTCGCCGACCGGTTCCCCGGACGGATCGTGCACCTGCGTCGCGAGAAGGGCGGGCAGGGCAAGGCGCACACGCTCAACCACGGCATCCGGCACGCGCTCGCGGACGACTGGATGCAGGCGCTGCTCATCATGGACGCCGACGTCGTCTACCGGCCCGACTCGCTGCGGCGCATGACCCGGCACCTCGCGGACCCGCGCGTCGGTGCCGTGTCGGGGTACATCCGCGAGGGCTCCGTCCGGCCGAGCGCGGTCACGCGGTTCATCGGCTACGAGTACGTCACCGGGCAGGCGGCGGCGCGTCGGGCCGAGAACGTCGTCGGTGCGATGGACTGCCTGGCGGGCGGTGCGCAGCTGCACTCGCGCACGAACATCGAGGCGATCGGCGGGCAGGTCGACACCTCGACGCTCGCGGAGGACACGATGACGACGTTCCTCACGCAGCTCGACGGCCGCCTCGTCGTCTTCGACCCGTCGGCGGTGGTGCTGGCCGAAGAGCCCGACTCGGTCACCGGCCTGTGGAAGCAGCGGCTGCGCTGGGGCCGCGGGAACGTGCAGATCTCCAGCCGGTTCCGCGACATGTGGTTCCGGCCGGCGCGCAAGCACAACCTCGGCTCGTTCGTGTTCGGGTTCATGTGGTTCGCGATCTACCTGCTGCCGTTCTTCATGACGGCGGCCAGCGTCGGGCTCATCGGGCTGTTCCTGCTGGACGAGCTGCTGGCGGCACAGATGTTCCAGCTGCTGTGGTGGGTCGCGATCACCGCGTACGTCTTCATCACCGCGACGTCGCTCATGCTCGACCCGCTGACGGCCCGCCGGTCGTGGTTCGAGGCCCTGCTGTTCCCGGGCGCCGGGTTCCTCGTCATCATGGCCGCCGTCTTCGTCCCCGGGCTGTGGGACGAGAAGCTGCCCGCCGCGCTCGGCATCGAACCGACGCCCGCCGCCGTCACGGCCTGGGTGCTGCTGCTGTACGCCTGGCCCGTGCTGTCGATGGTGTGCGCGTGGGGCCTCAAGCAGCTCGAGCGCGTGCCCGCCGGCACCCGGCTCACCCGGTTCCTCGTCTACCTCGTGGGGTACGGGCCCGTGCTGTGCGCGGTGTCCGCCGACGCGTACATCAAGGAGTGGCAGGGCGCCGCGCAGACGTGGGACAAGACCGAGAAGAAGGGCACGGTGGCGGCATGA
- a CDS encoding right-handed parallel beta-helix repeat-containing protein, translated as MYRRTVLTVLTVVATAAFAAPAAAAPPPVCGQTLTVDTRLRADLSCTGDGLRLGPGVVLDLGGRTLRGDGTGVGVAVASAGSATVRGGTLAGWGTAVATYEVPDADTGPLLLDRVTVTGSTTGLLASGQDGTGLFRKPTTVTRSTFRDNGRALLALWFVEVGVHRSTFADNDVALDVGDSQVDVADSRLVRNGVAVQLGQSGTTIERSTFVDNPVGVALQPSSGATIADSTFRGSDVAVSGQGNPTVLHVRDNRFTDNGTAVSFDLSDGSVTGNEFRRNGTGLLVVQAPWDVTLVQDNTFVRGGDGIQVLQGDPLLQLGGNDARHNSGWGIHAPGVTDLGGNTARGNGTEPQCVGVVCTTS; from the coding sequence ATGTACCGACGCACCGTCCTGACCGTCCTGACCGTCGTCGCGACCGCGGCGTTCGCCGCCCCCGCCGCGGCCGCACCCCCGCCCGTCTGCGGGCAGACCCTCACGGTCGACACGCGCCTGCGCGCCGACCTCTCCTGCACGGGCGACGGGCTGCGCCTGGGCCCGGGCGTGGTGCTCGACCTGGGCGGCCGGACGCTGCGGGGCGACGGCACCGGCGTGGGCGTCGCGGTCGCGTCGGCAGGTTCGGCCACCGTCCGCGGCGGCACGCTCGCCGGCTGGGGCACGGCCGTCGCCACCTACGAGGTGCCCGACGCCGACACGGGCCCGCTGCTCCTCGACCGGGTGACGGTGACCGGCAGCACGACCGGGCTCCTCGCGTCCGGGCAGGACGGCACGGGCCTGTTCCGCAAGCCCACGACCGTCACGCGGTCGACGTTCCGCGACAACGGCCGGGCGCTGCTGGCGCTGTGGTTCGTGGAGGTCGGGGTGCACCGCAGCACGTTCGCGGACAACGACGTCGCGCTCGACGTCGGGGACTCGCAGGTCGACGTCGCGGACTCGCGCCTGGTCCGCAACGGCGTCGCGGTCCAGCTCGGCCAGAGCGGCACGACGATCGAGCGGTCGACGTTCGTCGACAACCCCGTCGGCGTCGCGCTGCAGCCCTCGTCGGGCGCCACCATCGCCGACAGCACGTTCCGTGGCAGCGACGTCGCCGTGTCCGGCCAGGGCAACCCGACCGTCCTGCACGTGCGTGACAACCGGTTCACCGACAACGGCACCGCGGTCTCGTTCGACCTCAGCGACGGGTCGGTGACCGGCAACGAGTTCCGCCGCAACGGCACGGGTCTGCTCGTCGTGCAGGCGCCGTGGGACGTCACGCTCGTGCAGGACAACACGTTCGTGCGTGGCGGCGACGGCATCCAGGTGCTCCAGGGCGACCCGTTGCTGCAGCTCGGCGGGAACGACGCGCGGCACAACAGCGGCTGGGGCATCCACGCGCCCGGCGTGACCGACCTGGGCGGGAACACCGCGCGCGGCAACGGCACCGAGCCGCAGTGCGTGGGGGTCGTCTGCACGACGTCGTGA
- a CDS encoding oxygenase MpaB family protein, with protein sequence MTTTAGRDTVHPAPRGLRALRAQVGTRLFLRVAGPDGAESRERIHGTPGPRWFPPDAAIRTVHGDASMFVGGLRALLLQSLHPAAMAAVGAHSGYRGDPWGRLARTSTFLAETVFGTADDAEAAVQRVRAVHARIRGTTPDGIAYAADDPELLRWVHVAEIDSFLRAHRRYGVHPLDATRADEYVAQAAVVGRALGASDVPTSVAGLAAAIDAFRPVLGPSAAARDAARFLLHEPPVPVSLRAGYLGLARAAVASLPAWAVEDLGLRAPGPARRRLDEAAGAAATRTIRWLLAAGEPAGGAPAR encoded by the coding sequence ATGACGACGACGGCCGGACGGGACACCGTCCACCCCGCACCCCGCGGCCTGCGCGCGCTGCGGGCCCAGGTCGGCACCCGGCTGTTCCTGCGCGTCGCCGGCCCGGACGGCGCCGAGAGCCGCGAGCGCATCCACGGCACGCCCGGACCCCGCTGGTTCCCGCCGGACGCGGCGATCCGCACGGTCCACGGCGACGCGTCGATGTTCGTCGGCGGCCTGCGGGCGCTGCTGCTGCAGTCCCTGCACCCCGCGGCGATGGCTGCCGTCGGCGCGCACTCCGGGTACCGCGGCGACCCCTGGGGCCGGCTCGCGCGGACGAGCACGTTCCTCGCCGAGACCGTCTTCGGGACGGCCGACGACGCGGAGGCGGCCGTGCAGCGCGTGCGGGCTGTGCACGCGCGGATCCGCGGGACGACCCCCGACGGGATCGCGTACGCGGCGGACGACCCGGAGCTGCTGCGCTGGGTCCACGTCGCCGAGATCGACAGCTTCCTGCGCGCGCACCGGCGGTACGGCGTCCACCCGCTCGACGCGACCCGCGCCGACGAGTACGTCGCGCAGGCCGCGGTCGTCGGACGCGCGCTCGGGGCGTCGGACGTGCCGACCTCGGTCGCGGGGCTCGCCGCCGCGATCGACGCGTTCCGCCCGGTCCTCGGGCCGTCGGCGGCCGCGCGCGACGCGGCACGCTTCCTCCTGCACGAGCCGCCCGTGCCGGTCTCGCTGCGCGCCGGCTACCTCGGGCTCGCGCGGGCGGCCGTGGCGTCGCTGCCCGCGTGGGCCGTCGAGGACCTCGGGCTGCGTGCGCCCGGTCCGGCGCGACGGCGGCTCGACGAGGCGGCGGGCGCCGCGGCCACCCGCACGATCCGCTGGCTGCTCGCCGCGGGCGAGCCCGCGGGAGGCGCCCCCGCGCGCTGA
- a CDS encoding glutamine amidotransferase: protein MKPFVLLASRAQDAAADAEYAAMLSYGGLRPHELRRVRLEAEPMPDLDLDALSGVLVGGSPFDASTPADEKSAVQVRVEKEMAALLDELVERDAPFLGACYGVGTLGVHQGGVIDRVHAEPISAVRVTLTPQGRADPLLADVPDAFDAFVGHKEACRVLPPTATLLASSPTCPVQMFRVRRHLYATQFHPELDVDGISTRIRVYREYGYFPPAEADAVLARVRHADVWAPPRILAAFVRRYARD, encoded by the coding sequence ATGAAGCCGTTCGTGCTGCTCGCGTCACGGGCGCAGGACGCCGCGGCAGACGCGGAGTACGCCGCGATGCTGTCCTACGGCGGGCTGCGCCCGCACGAGCTGCGCCGCGTCCGGCTCGAGGCCGAGCCCATGCCCGACCTCGACCTCGACGCGCTGTCGGGCGTGCTGGTCGGCGGCAGCCCGTTCGACGCGAGCACGCCGGCCGACGAGAAGTCGGCGGTGCAGGTGCGCGTCGAGAAGGAGATGGCGGCCCTCCTCGACGAGCTCGTCGAGCGGGACGCGCCCTTCCTCGGCGCGTGCTACGGCGTCGGCACGCTCGGGGTGCACCAGGGCGGCGTCATCGACCGCGTGCACGCCGAGCCGATCTCCGCGGTCCGCGTCACGCTCACGCCGCAGGGGCGCGCCGACCCTCTGCTGGCCGACGTCCCCGACGCGTTCGACGCGTTCGTCGGGCACAAGGAGGCGTGCCGCGTCCTGCCCCCGACCGCGACGCTCCTCGCGTCGTCGCCCACGTGCCCGGTCCAGATGTTCCGGGTCCGGCGCCACCTCTACGCGACGCAGTTCCACCCCGAGCTCGACGTCGACGGGATCTCGACCCGGATCCGCGTGTACCGCGAGTACGGCTACTTCCCGCCCGCGGAGGCGGACGCGGTGCTCGCGCGTGTCCGGCACGCCGACGTGTGGGCGCCGCCGCGGATCCTCGCCGCGTTCGTGCGCCGCTACGCGCGCGACTGA
- a CDS encoding NosD domain-containing protein has product MRLSSVLCCLAVAAGSVLVAAPAHAAPAPVPGCGAVLTTDSRLTADLTCAAGDGVVLSPGVTLDLRGHTLRGPGSGTGVVLPPEGDVTVRNGTLAGWSAAIETRGLDDVVGGTATITRMTFTGNGRGVDATGRLGGTGKVHEISRSTFTDNGSGVGAVYGGAHVVRSTFTGNGTAVDVITGGVHLEDSRLQDNGTGVSCDESGCLAERTRFVGNDTAVNVRTFGMDVAGSTFERNGTAFWSFGVWGHSTVEGSTFVDNGTAVTLFTSNATLRDNVFRGNELGFTTDGGMPDFAATLVGNRFVRNVDAIVFEAPGTSLQDNVANHNERWGIYAPNAHDLGGNRAQGNGYEPQCVGVVCPGGGPVS; this is encoded by the coding sequence ATGCGTCTGTCGTCCGTGCTGTGCTGTCTCGCCGTCGCCGCCGGGAGCGTCCTCGTCGCCGCACCCGCGCACGCGGCACCCGCGCCCGTCCCCGGGTGCGGCGCGGTGCTCACCACCGACTCGCGGCTCACCGCCGACCTCACGTGCGCGGCCGGCGACGGCGTCGTCCTGTCGCCCGGCGTCACGCTCGACCTGCGGGGGCACACCCTGCGCGGCCCCGGGAGCGGCACCGGCGTGGTGCTGCCTCCGGAGGGGGACGTGACCGTCCGCAACGGGACGCTCGCCGGGTGGTCCGCCGCGATCGAGACCCGGGGGCTCGACGACGTCGTCGGCGGCACCGCGACGATCACGCGCATGACGTTCACCGGCAACGGTCGCGGCGTCGACGCCACCGGCCGGCTCGGCGGCACCGGCAAGGTGCACGAGATCAGCCGTTCGACGTTCACCGACAACGGCAGCGGCGTGGGCGCGGTGTACGGCGGCGCGCACGTGGTGCGCTCGACGTTCACGGGCAACGGCACGGCGGTCGACGTGATCACCGGGGGCGTGCACCTGGAGGACTCGCGGCTGCAGGACAACGGCACGGGCGTGTCGTGCGACGAGTCGGGCTGCCTCGCGGAGCGCACGAGGTTCGTCGGCAACGACACCGCGGTGAACGTCCGGACGTTCGGCATGGACGTCGCCGGCTCGACCTTCGAGCGCAACGGCACGGCGTTCTGGTCGTTCGGCGTGTGGGGCCACAGCACGGTGGAGGGCTCGACGTTCGTGGACAACGGCACCGCGGTGACGCTCTTCACGAGCAACGCGACGCTGCGCGACAACGTGTTCCGCGGCAACGAGCTCGGCTTCACGACGGACGGCGGCATGCCGGACTTCGCCGCGACGCTCGTCGGCAACCGGTTCGTGCGCAACGTCGACGCGATCGTCTTCGAGGCCCCGGGCACGTCGCTGCAGGACAACGTGGCGAACCACAACGAGCGCTGGGGCATCTACGCGCCGAACGCGCACGACCTGGGTGGGAACCGCGCGCAGGGCAACGGCTACGAGCCGCAGTGCGTGGGCGTCGTCTGCCCGGGCGGCGGCCCCGTCTCCTGA